From a single Lolium rigidum isolate FL_2022 chromosome 7, APGP_CSIRO_Lrig_0.1, whole genome shotgun sequence genomic region:
- the LOC124678770 gene encoding cellulose synthase-like protein D3 — MLRPPSPDTLYGMHYEEQLIDYSDVDIRLPMLVYMSREKRPGYDHNKKAGAMNALVRCSAVMSNGPFILNFDCDHYINNAQAVREAMCFMMDRGGERICYIQFPQRFEGIDPSDRYANHNTVFFDGNMRALDGLQGPMYVGTGCMFRRFALYGFDPPRTAEYTGWMFKKKKVTTFKQDPESDTQSLKTEDFDAELTAQLVPRRFGNSSAMLASIPVAEFQARPIADHPAILHGRPPGSLTVPRAPLDPPTVAEAVSVISCWYEDKTEWGERVGWIYGSVTEDVVTGYRMHNRGWRSVYWISKRDAFLGTAPINMTDRLHQVLRWATGSVEIFFSRNNAFLASRRLMFLQRVAYLNVGIYPFTSIFLLTYCFIPALSLFSGFFIVQTLNVAFLCYLLTITITLIALGVLEVKWSGIELEDWWRNEQFWLISGTSAHLYAVVQGLLKVMAGIEISFTLTAKAAAEDNEDIYADLYVVKWSSLLIPPITIGMINIIAIAFAFARTVYSDNPRWGKFIGGGFFSFWVLAHLYPFAKGLMGRRGKTPTIVFVWSGLISITISLLWVAISPPDANSSGGVRGAGFQFP; from the exons ATGCTGAGGCCGCCGTCACCAGACACACTCTACGGGATGCACTACGAGGAGCAGCTGATCGACTACAGCGATGTGGACATCCGGCTGCCGATGCTGGTATACATGTCAAGGGAGAAGCGGCCAGGGTACGACCACAACAAGAAGGCCGGAGCCATGAATGCGCTGGTGCGGTGCTCCGCCGTCATGTCCAATGGCCCCTTCATCCTCAACTTCGACTGCGACCACTACATCAACAACGCACAGGCGGTCCGCGAGGCCATGTGCTTCATGATGGACCGCGGTGGCGAGCGCATCTGCTACATCCAGTTCCCGCAGAGGTTCGAAGGCATCGACCCATCCGACCGCTACGCCAACCACAACACCGTCTTCTTCGACGGGAACATGCGCGCGCTCGACGGCCTCCAGGGGCCCATGTACGTCGGCACGGGCTGCATGTTCCGGCGGTTCGCGCTCTACGGCTTCGACCCGCCCCGCACGGCGGAGTACACCGGCTGGATgttcaagaagaagaaggtgaCCACGTTCAAGCAGGACCCGGAGTCGGACACGCAGTCGCTCAAGACGGAGGACTTCGACGCCGAGCTCACGGCGCAGCTGGTGCCCAGGCGTTTCGGCAACTCGTCGGCGATGCTGGCGTCCATCCCCGTCGCCGAGTTCCAGGCGCGCCCCATCGCCGACCACCCGGCGATACTGCACGGCAGGCCACCGGGCTCGCTCACCGTGCCTCGCGCTCCGCTCGACCCGCCCACCGTCGCCGAGGCCGTCTCCGTCATCTCCTGCTGGTACGAGGACAAGACAGAGTGGGGCGAGCGCGTGGGGTGGATCTACGGCTCCGTCACCGAGGACGTGGTCACCGGCTACCGCATGCATAACCGCGGCTGGCGCTCCGTCTACTGGATCAGCAAGCGCGACGCCTTCCTCGGCACAGCCCCCATCAACATGACCGACCGCCTGCACCAG GTGCTGCGATGGGCGACGGGGTCGGTGGAGATCTTCTTCTCGCGGAACAACGCGTTCCTGGCGTCACGGAGACTCATGTTCCTGCAGCGGGTGGCGTACCTCAACGTCGGCATCTACCCGTTCACCTCCATCTTCCTGCTCACCTACTGCTTCATCCCGGCGCTCTCCCTCTTCTCCGGCTTCTTCATCGTGCAGACGCTCAACGTCGCCTTCCTCTGCTACCtcctcaccatcaccatcaccctcATCGCGCTTGGGGTCCTCGAGGTCAAGTGGTCCGGCATAGAGCTCGAGGACTGGTGGCGCAACGAGCAGTTCTGGCTCATCTCAG GCACGAGCGCGCACCTTTACGCGGTGGTGCAGGGGCTGCTCAAGGTGATGGCCGGGATCGAGATCTCCTTCACGCTCACGGccaaggcggcggcggaggacaaCGAGGACATCTACGCGGACCTCTACGTCGTCAAGTGGTCCTCGCTACTCATCCCGCCAATCACCATCGGCATGATCAACATCATCGCcatcgccttcgccttcgcccgcACCGTCTACAGCGACAACCCTCGCTGGGGCAAGTTCATCGGCGGCGGCTTCTTCAGCTTCTGGGTGCTCGCGCATCTCTACCCATTTGCAAAGGGTCTTATGGGCCGCCGCGGCAAAACGCCCACCATCGTCTTCGTCTGGTCAGGCCTCATCTCCATCACTATCTCCCTCCTATGGGTCGCCATCAGTCCGCCCGACGCAAACTCTTCTGGCGGTGTTCGCGGTGCCGGGTTTCAGTTTCCTTGA